In the genome of Chitinivorax sp. PXF-14, the window TGAACATTTCTGCTGCGAAATGCGCCTTCATAACCATTTGAGGCGCAAGAGGGCGACCGCGATACGCGATCACCGCATAAACCAAGCTGGAGACAATGCCGATGACACCACCGGCAACCGCCGATACGGCTGGGGCTGACCCAAATAGACCCGCCAGACTGGCCGCAAGCAATACAACAAAAAGCACCTGCAGCGAAATCACGCGGCGAACTTGCCCACTCAAGAGCCGGACCCCGTCTCAACAAACCGAAGTATTGTAGTCATAAAAACCCTTAATAGTCAATACGATGTTCCCACTAAAGACTTGGCGTGACTGATTTATCAGCGATTTTTGATGTTTGCATGAACTAAAAAAGGGCATCTTCCAGTACAGATGCCCTTTTGCAGTGCATCATTTTCTACCGCTAACGCAGCTTGGAGAGCAGGTCGTCGAGCTGATCCAGCGTTCCGTACTCGATCGTGATACGCCCCCGCCCCTTTTTGCCGGAGAGAATCTTGACGGCCGCGCCGATGCGCTCGGACACCTCCTCCTGCAGGCGCGCGACGTCGGGATCGATCTGGCGTGCAGGCTTACCCTGCGCTGGAGCGAGCAGATGCTGCACCAGGCGCTCCGTCTCGCGCACCGACATGCCCTTGTCGGCCACCAGATTGGCAGTATCAATCTGCTGGACCACGGGCAGGCTCAGCAGCGCGCGGGCATGACCCATATCGAGCTGGCCGGCGTACACCAGGTCGCGCACTGGCTCGGGCAGGTTGAGCAGGCGCAACAGGTTGGACACCGCACTGCGCGAGCGCCCCAGCGCCTGCGCGCAGCTGTCGTGCGTCATGCCGAACTCGTCGATCAGGCGCTGGATACCCTGCGCTTCTTCAAGCGGATTGAGGTTCTCGCGCTGGATGTTTTCGATCAGCGCCATTGCCAGCGCGGCCTCGTCAGCCACGCTGCGCGCAACCACCGGCACCTTGTCGAGACCGGCCAGACGGGCGGCACGCCAGCGACGTTCCCCCGCGATGATTTCGTAGCGGCCGGACACCAAGGGGCGCACCAGGATCGGCTGCATCAAGCCTTGCGCCTTGATGGACGCGGCCAACTCGACCAACGCCTGCTGATCCATGTGCGTGCGCGGCTGATACTTACCGGGCTGCAAATGATCGACGTGCAGCGTCAGCAGCTGTTCGCTCTGTTTTTCGGGGGCGCTGTCGCCGAGCAATGCTTCGAGGCCGCGCCCCAGTCCCTTCAATTTCGCCATAATTCCTTGCTTTGCTTAAACAGTTGCCGCAGTCGGCATTTTGCGCAAAATTTCCTGCGCGAGCGCCAGATAGGCCTGTGCGCCCTTTGAGCCCTTGTCATAGGCCAGCGCCGGCAAGCCATGGCTTGGCGCCTCGGCCAGACGGACATTGCGCGGGATCACCGTATCGTAGACCTTGTCGCCGAAATGCTGCTTGAGCTGCTCGGCCACTTGCTGTGCCAGACTGGAACGCGGGTCGAACATGGTGCGCAGCAAGCCTTCGATATCGATTTTCGGATTCAGGCTGGCACGGACCTTGCGCAGGGTGTTGACGAGATCGGTGAGGCCTTCGAGCGCGTAGTATTCGCACTGCATCGGGATCATCACGCGCTCGGCAGCGACCAGGCCGTTCAGGGTCAGCAGATTGAGCGACGGCGGGCAATCGATCAGGATGAAGTCGTAATCGCCAGCCACACCTTCAAGGGCCGCCCGCAGGCGCGACTCGCGGCCCGCCATCTCGACCAGCTCGACTTCGGCCCCACCGAGTTCGCGGTTTGCCGGCAACAGATCATAGCCGCCCGATTCGGAACGCAGGATAGCCTCCCCGACGCCGCAGACGTCGAGCAGCACGTGGTAGACCGAGCGTTGCAGCTGGCCCTTGGCCACACCGCTACCCATGGTGGCGTTGCCTTGCGGGTCGAGGTCGACCAGCAACACTCGGCTTTCCTGGACTGCCAGGCTGGCGGCCAGGTTGACCGCCGTGGTGGTCTTGCCGACCCCGCCCTTCTGATTGGTGATCGCGATGATCTTCGCCATGTCAGCCCACCTCCATCACGATGAGGTGGCGCTCGGCATCGAGCCCCGGCACGCGCAGCGGGATCACCTGCTTCACGATGACATCCTTGGGCAACTGGGCAATCTCCTCGTATGGGTGCACGCCCTTCATCGCCACCCAGCGCCCACCACCAGCCAGCAGATGGCGCGTGAGGCGGACAAACTCGGCGAGGTCGGAAAATGCCCGCGAGGTGATCAAGCCAAACCCCTGCTCGTCGTGCACGGCCTCGACGCGGTCGGTGATGACGCGTGCCCGGGGCAGATCAAGGTCAATCAAGGCCTGGCGCAGGAAGCTGGTCTTTTTCTGATTGCTGTCGAGCATGGTCACCTCGACCGCGGGATCGACGATCGCCAGCGGAATGCCCGGCATGCCGCCCCCCGAGCCGACATCGAGAACGCGCGGCGCATGCAGATGCGGGATCGCCGCCAGGCAGTCGAGCAGGTGCAGGCTGACCATGCGTTCCGGCTCGCGGATCGCCGTCAGGCTGTAGACCTTGTTCCACTTGTCGAGCAGGCCGATGTAGTCGAGCAGCTTGCGCTGGACCTCGTCGGACAGGCTCTGGCCCAGTTCAGCAATGCCGGCGGCAAGTTGTTCGGCCAAGGTCATGCAGACTTCTTTCCTTCAATACCGCGTTTGAGATGCACCAGCAACAGGCCCACCGCAGCCGGCGTGATGCC includes:
- a CDS encoding ATP synthase subunit I, giving the protein MISLQVLFVVLLAASLAGLFGSAPAVSAVAGGVIGIVSSLVYAVIAYRGRPLAPQMVMKAHFAAEMFKMIAVALLFVLAIVFLKNELSAPGLFGGYLATTAGYWAALMFKN
- a CDS encoding ParB/RepB/Spo0J family partition protein; this encodes MAKLKGLGRGLEALLGDSAPEKQSEQLLTLHVDHLQPGKYQPRTHMDQQALVELAASIKAQGLMQPILVRPLVSGRYEIIAGERRWRAARLAGLDKVPVVARSVADEAALAMALIENIQRENLNPLEEAQGIQRLIDEFGMTHDSCAQALGRSRSAVSNLLRLLNLPEPVRDLVYAGQLDMGHARALLSLPVVQQIDTANLVADKGMSVRETERLVQHLLAPAQGKPARQIDPDVARLQEEVSERIGAAVKILSGKKGRGRITIEYGTLDQLDDLLSKLR
- a CDS encoding ParA family protein, which encodes MAKIIAITNQKGGVGKTTTAVNLAASLAVQESRVLLVDLDPQGNATMGSGVAKGQLQRSVYHVLLDVCGVGEAILRSESGGYDLLPANRELGGAEVELVEMAGRESRLRAALEGVAGDYDFILIDCPPSLNLLTLNGLVAAERVMIPMQCEYYALEGLTDLVNTLRKVRASLNPKIDIEGLLRTMFDPRSSLAQQVAEQLKQHFGDKVYDTVIPRNVRLAEAPSHGLPALAYDKGSKGAQAYLALAQEILRKMPTAATV
- the rsmG gene encoding 16S rRNA (guanine(527)-N(7))-methyltransferase RsmG; its protein translation is MTLAEQLAAGIAELGQSLSDEVQRKLLDYIGLLDKWNKVYSLTAIREPERMVSLHLLDCLAAIPHLHAPRVLDVGSGGGMPGIPLAIVDPAVEVTMLDSNQKKTSFLRQALIDLDLPRARVITDRVEAVHDEQGFGLITSRAFSDLAEFVRLTRHLLAGGGRWVAMKGVHPYEEIAQLPKDVIVKQVIPLRVPGLDAERHLIVMEVG